One genomic segment of Ferrimonas sp. YFM includes these proteins:
- the atpB gene encoding F0F1 ATP synthase subunit A produces the protein MAANPQEYILHHLQNLQYRAGSCSADASEYCFWTWNVDSLLFSVGLGVFFLWLFRSVGKKATTGVPGKLQCFVEMLVEFVDTSVKESFHGKNKLIAPLALTIFVWVFLMNLMDLIPVDWLPAAAGAAGVHYLKVVPSTDLNITLAMSCSVFFLMIFYSIKVKGVSGFVKELTLQPFNNKLMIPFNFLLEIVGLISKPVSLGLRLFGNMYAGELIFILIALMYTGNVAIGALGGFAQLAWAIFHILVITLQAFIFMMLTIVYLSMAHEDH, from the coding sequence ATGGCTGCAAATCCGCAGGAGTATATTCTGCACCACTTGCAGAACTTGCAGTATCGCGCTGGTAGTTGTAGCGCTGATGCGAGCGAGTACTGTTTTTGGACTTGGAACGTGGATTCATTGCTGTTTTCGGTTGGACTCGGCGTTTTCTTCCTTTGGTTGTTCCGTTCCGTTGGTAAAAAGGCCACTACTGGCGTTCCCGGCAAGCTCCAGTGCTTTGTCGAGATGCTGGTTGAGTTCGTCGATACCAGCGTTAAGGAATCCTTCCACGGCAAGAATAAGCTGATCGCCCCCCTGGCTCTGACCATCTTCGTCTGGGTTTTCCTGATGAACCTGATGGATCTGATTCCGGTTGATTGGCTACCCGCAGCAGCAGGCGCCGCTGGTGTTCACTACCTGAAAGTGGTTCCCTCCACTGACTTGAACATCACCCTGGCGATGAGCTGCAGCGTCTTCTTCTTGATGATCTTCTACAGCATCAAGGTGAAAGGCGTGTCCGGGTTCGTTAAGGAGTTGACGCTCCAGCCGTTTAACAACAAGTTAATGATTCCTTTTAACTTCCTGCTTGAGATTGTAGGACTGATCTCTAAACCTGTGTCTCTGGGCCTTCGTCTGTTCGGTAACATGTATGCAGGTGAGCTGATCTTTATTCTTATTGCTCTTATGTACACCGGTAACGTGGCTATCGGCGCGCTCGGCGGCTTTGCGCAGCTGGCGTGGGCGATCTTCCACATCCTGGTGATTACATTGCAGGCGTTTATCTTCATGATGCTGACGATTGTGTACCTCAGCATGGCTCATGAAGATCATTAA
- the atpE gene encoding F0F1 ATP synthase subunit C, with product MTAIAVALLIGLGALGTAIGFGLLGGKFLESVGRQPEMTPALQTKMFIMAGLLDAVPMIGVGIGLYILFVVGV from the coding sequence ATGACTGCTATTGCTGTTGCTCTGCTGATTGGCCTGGGTGCTCTGGGTACTGCTATTGGTTTCGGTCTGCTGGGTGGTAAGTTCCTGGAGAGCGTTGGTCGTCAGCCTGAAATGACCCCTGCCCTGCAAACCAAGATGTTCATCATGGCCGGTCTGCTGGATGCGGTACCTATGATCGGTGTAGGTATCGGTCTGTACATCCTGTTCGTTGTTGGTGTTTAA
- a CDS encoding ATP synthase subunit I, translated as MKRDPRRKGRMTALRLVAAQAIVVALISTLCFVLWGEQLALSALMGGSVAVIPNLVFATLTFSRLWEKVTGSMVNAFYRGEAIKLMLTVTLFVLAFAVVKSDPRAVFGCYISALMVLWMAPLLFQRKHLG; from the coding sequence TTGAAACGAGACCCCAGACGCAAAGGCCGAATGACCGCACTGCGGTTAGTGGCCGCTCAAGCAATAGTGGTAGCTCTGATCAGTACGCTTTGTTTCGTACTTTGGGGAGAACAGCTTGCCTTGTCAGCCCTTATGGGCGGCAGTGTGGCGGTTATCCCCAACCTCGTTTTCGCAACTCTCACCTTCTCCCGCTTGTGGGAAAAGGTAACTGGTAGCATGGTGAATGCCTTCTACCGGGGAGAAGCGATTAAGCTGATGCTGACCGTAACGCTGTTTGTGCTGGCATTTGCGGTAGTTAAATCTGACCCTAGGGCCGTTTTTGGCTGCTACATTTCCGCCCTCATGGTGTTATGGATGGCACCTTTGTTGTTTCAACGAAAACATTTGGGATGA